The Brevibacillus brevis genome contains a region encoding:
- a CDS encoding serine hydrolase domain-containing protein, translating to MKKNEWEASFEAYAQKLMDDFQVPGAIIAVAKDGELTYEKAFGYRDREKQAPIDLDTVFGIGSITKSFSCMAIMQLQEEGKLSVHDPVITYLPEFRTPNEAQTKSITIHHFMTHTLGFPPLPSLIPAMLPSLQADPTAEELLHHFEAQCKHPIDTFEDLMSYIEKLPFELLGPAGTEFSYSNEAFGLLGAIVERVSGKTYEAYVQEHILQPLGMERTVFHVEELGENDNTTMLYTRRMNDGVCEAVRAPGWWDAPSMRAAGFLKSSARDMLRYADVYRTGGLSNGARIISGDSASQMTTPHTRIDLSRSYGYGLGVFPFSEEYTLLTHTGGLKGMTAQMFIIPEAGVTGILLTNMDDAPIANLTLGLLNSMFGRPLETQFATFSECEVPLAYLQQCPGTYKSGEGEAVEIRFDEAQRQLVLVLGSDEFPLRSVGEDTFLFTRHNVDSLIRFVRHPDGEIKRLALGSRQMPKAI from the coding sequence ATGAAGAAGAATGAGTGGGAAGCGTCGTTTGAAGCATACGCCCAAAAGCTGATGGATGATTTTCAGGTTCCCGGTGCGATCATTGCTGTAGCCAAAGACGGAGAACTCACTTATGAAAAAGCGTTTGGTTATCGGGACCGCGAAAAGCAAGCTCCCATCGATCTGGATACGGTATTTGGAATCGGATCGATTACGAAGTCGTTTTCATGTATGGCGATCATGCAGCTTCAGGAAGAAGGGAAGCTTTCCGTGCATGATCCGGTTATCACGTATTTGCCTGAATTTCGTACACCGAACGAAGCCCAAACGAAGAGTATTACCATTCATCATTTCATGACACACACCCTCGGATTTCCACCACTTCCATCTCTCATTCCCGCCATGCTACCCAGCTTACAAGCCGATCCGACAGCAGAAGAATTACTCCACCATTTTGAAGCGCAATGTAAACACCCAATCGATACCTTCGAAGACCTCATGTCATATATAGAAAAGCTGCCCTTTGAATTGTTGGGACCTGCGGGGACAGAATTCAGCTATTCGAACGAAGCTTTTGGCTTGCTTGGGGCGATTGTTGAGCGTGTCAGCGGCAAAACATACGAAGCCTACGTCCAAGAACATATTTTACAGCCGCTTGGCATGGAACGAACGGTTTTTCATGTGGAGGAATTAGGCGAGAACGACAATACGACCATGCTGTACACACGTCGCATGAATGATGGCGTATGTGAAGCAGTACGTGCCCCCGGTTGGTGGGACGCTCCCTCCATGCGTGCAGCAGGCTTCCTCAAATCGTCCGCACGCGACATGCTTCGGTATGCGGATGTCTATCGGACAGGCGGACTTTCAAATGGAGCGAGAATCATCTCGGGAGATAGCGCATCACAAATGACTACCCCTCATACCCGTATTGATTTGAGCCGCAGCTATGGTTACGGACTCGGTGTGTTTCCCTTTTCCGAAGAGTACACCTTACTTACCCATACTGGTGGCTTAAAAGGGATGACCGCGCAAATGTTCATCATTCCAGAGGCGGGAGTAACCGGCATTCTTTTGACCAACATGGATGATGCCCCCATTGCGAATCTGACATTAGGCTTGTTAAACAGCATGTTCGGTCGCCCGCTCGAGACGCAGTTCGCCACGTTTTCCGAATGTGAAGTGCCGCTTGCTTACTTGCAGCAATGTCCTGGTACATATAAATCCGGAGAAGGAGAGGCAGTAGAGATCAGATTCGATGAAGCACAGAGACAGCTCGTACTCGTTCTAGGCAGTGATGAGTTCCCACTGCGTTCCGTTGGCGAAGATACGTTTTTGTTCACGCGCCACAACGTCGATTCACTTATCCGCTTTGTTCGCCATCCAGACGGTGAGATCAAGCGCTTGGCGTTGGGATCGCGCCAAATGCCGAAAGCAATCTAA
- a CDS encoding anti-sigma factor: protein MAFAEHVKNCTACTKEYQELSQAWHALPFDYAEIEVPESLKGEVLGFVFEHKRKSGTETFMATMSKLAMMLKSQFTPVSASIVTVLLLAFIGLGVANVQVKNRHAENTPIEIVTAIPLKAANQSHPGTNGIAYIVQQGSEKNLVVQVHELPGVEGSQVYQVWLLKNSTRENGGIFKPDENGSGILTYQLAEGQTFDQIGITVEPDANSRQPRGKKIAGS, encoded by the coding sequence ATGGCCTTTGCTGAACATGTAAAGAATTGTACGGCGTGTACGAAAGAATATCAGGAATTATCCCAGGCCTGGCATGCTTTGCCGTTCGATTATGCCGAAATCGAGGTGCCTGAATCGCTAAAAGGCGAGGTGCTGGGGTTTGTTTTTGAGCACAAAAGGAAAAGCGGTACGGAAACATTCATGGCTACGATGAGCAAGCTCGCCATGATGCTCAAAAGCCAGTTCACTCCAGTTTCAGCCAGTATCGTGACCGTCCTGTTGCTCGCGTTTATTGGCCTTGGAGTAGCGAATGTACAGGTAAAAAATCGCCATGCTGAAAATACTCCCATTGAAATTGTAACGGCGATTCCCTTAAAAGCGGCCAATCAAAGCCACCCGGGAACAAACGGCATCGCCTATATTGTCCAGCAGGGATCAGAGAAAAATTTGGTGGTGCAGGTTCACGAATTGCCCGGCGTCGAAGGTTCACAGGTTTACCAGGTTTGGCTGCTGAAAAACAGCACGAGGGAAAATGGTGGCATATTCAAGCCGGACGAAAACGGATCCGGAATACTGACCTACCAGCTCGCCGAAGGGCAGACTTTTGATCAAATCGGCATCACTGTCGAACCGGATGCCAACAGCAGACAACCAAGGGGGAAAAAAATAGCCGGGTCATAG
- a CDS encoding RNA polymerase sigma factor, producing MKENYDAELMRLVNEKNGHALEELYDRYIKLVYGFVMKFCNGNEDKTKEIIQLVFLRLWTTNSHYDPTQGSFVNWLLTITRNICIDYLRKEKRHTQYHREEHVEIADPVNAVEQRVNTNEIAMAKNKLPTAQRKLIDLLYWKGYSLSEIAKLEQEPLGTIKSRLHQALKGLRKHLETEDIK from the coding sequence ATGAAAGAAAATTACGATGCGGAATTAATGCGATTGGTAAACGAAAAAAATGGTCACGCATTAGAGGAGCTCTATGATCGATATATAAAGCTTGTTTACGGCTTCGTTATGAAGTTTTGCAATGGGAATGAGGATAAGACGAAAGAGATTATTCAGCTGGTCTTTTTGAGGCTATGGACAACAAACAGCCATTACGATCCTACTCAAGGCAGCTTTGTAAATTGGCTCCTCACGATTACCCGCAATATTTGCATTGACTATCTCCGAAAAGAGAAGAGGCATACGCAATACCATCGAGAGGAACATGTAGAGATCGCTGACCCTGTTAATGCAGTCGAGCAACGAGTAAATACGAATGAGATTGCGATGGCAAAAAACAAATTGCCAACGGCCCAAAGAAAATTAATCGATTTGCTTTATTGGAAAGGGTATTCTCTTTCGGAGATCGCCAAGCTGGAACAAGAGCCGCTCGGCACGATTAAAAGCAGGCTTCACCAGGCTCTTAAAGGATTGAGGAAGCATCTGGAAACGGAGGATATAAAATGA
- a CDS encoding COG4315 family predicted lipoprotein, translating to MKKAVFTLAILTIMFALAACGKSTEVKTETVQPDQAQTEQTKSELAPAESLQLLENEKAGKYLADPQGRALYYFKKDEAGKSNCSGDCLANWPAFTQEDFAVPEGFDKKDFDTITREDNGKKQVTYKGFPLYYYAKDQQEGDVNGQGVKDVWFIVNSETAFE from the coding sequence ATGAAGAAAGCAGTTTTTACCCTTGCGATACTTACGATTATGTTTGCTTTGGCTGCCTGCGGAAAAAGCACGGAGGTAAAAACAGAGACGGTTCAACCCGATCAAGCCCAAACGGAACAAACGAAATCGGAACTAGCCCCGGCTGAGAGCCTCCAGCTTTTGGAGAATGAGAAAGCTGGAAAGTACCTTGCGGATCCACAGGGAAGGGCCCTGTATTACTTTAAAAAGGACGAAGCAGGAAAAAGCAATTGCAGCGGAGACTGCCTGGCAAACTGGCCGGCATTTACCCAGGAGGATTTCGCCGTCCCGGAAGGTTTTGACAAAAAGGATTTCGATACGATCACAAGAGAAGACAACGGGAAGAAGCAGGTTACGTACAAAGGCTTTCCTCTCTATTATTATGCAAAAGACCAGCAAGAAGGGGATGTAAACGGACAAGGAGTAAAAGATGTATGGTTTATCGTAAACAGCGAAACAGCATTTGAATAA
- a CDS encoding substrate-binding domain-containing protein: protein MKKTVFLAALLLYVFTAVGMSAYAQMDGKPASQATPKSSQSDQVIRVYGPGGPLGPIKEAAEHFSAKTGMKVEVTAGPEGKWIGQAKQDADIIFGGSEYMLQDFIFNHPEMIDTKSRTELYPRAAGILVRKGNPKKIESLEDLTKKGVKIIDVNGAGQLGLWEDLAGRKGLIEGISQNINLSVKSSAEAIERWKSNSSLDAWITYESWHYRLQNVTDLVKLPEEEKLYRGTPIALTKITDQKKEAQQFIDYLRTEESHQIFQKWGWK from the coding sequence ATGAAGAAGACCGTGTTCCTAGCAGCTCTACTGCTCTATGTCTTTACTGCTGTCGGAATGTCAGCCTATGCACAAATGGACGGTAAGCCGGCGTCCCAGGCGACACCAAAATCAAGCCAAAGTGATCAAGTCATCCGGGTGTACGGACCAGGTGGACCACTTGGACCGATCAAGGAGGCTGCTGAACATTTTTCAGCTAAAACAGGAATGAAGGTGGAAGTAACAGCCGGACCAGAGGGCAAGTGGATCGGCCAAGCAAAGCAAGATGCCGATATTATTTTCGGTGGCTCCGAGTATATGCTGCAGGACTTCATCTTTAACCACCCCGAAATGATCGACACAAAATCACGTACGGAGCTTTACCCGCGTGCTGCAGGAATATTGGTGAGGAAAGGAAATCCTAAGAAAATTGAAAGCCTGGAGGATTTAACGAAAAAGGGAGTAAAAATTATTGATGTGAATGGGGCTGGCCAGCTTGGCCTGTGGGAAGACCTGGCAGGCAGAAAAGGGCTGATCGAAGGCATTTCTCAAAATATTAACCTTTCTGTAAAGTCGAGTGCCGAAGCCATTGAACGATGGAAATCGAATTCCAGCCTGGACGCCTGGATTACCTATGAATCGTGGCATTACCGCCTCCAGAATGTGACAGACCTGGTCAAACTGCCCGAAGAAGAAAAGCTCTATCGTGGAACGCCGATCGCCCTGACGAAAATCACTGATCAGAAAAAAGAGGCACAGCAATTTATTGATTATTTAAGAACGGAAGAATCTCACCAAATCTTTCAAAAATGGGGCTGGAAGTAA
- a CDS encoding LysR family transcriptional regulator, translated as MELRQLITFRTVASTLNFSRAAEVLNYVPSNVTMQIKALEDELGVRLFDRLGKQLVLTTAGKRFLTHIQSVLDKLDEARSVVHDNENVSGTLTISANEVLCAYRLPVVFHLFRSRYPGVRLIFRSVPNQQLKQTLFEGTADVVFMLDEPIRSSALAVEPLVEETFRFFAAPDHPLSKLTVLQLEDFHGQVFLTNEKGCPYRTMFDRQFEKKGIDSITYLEFQNAEAIKQCAITGIGIAFLPEMTTKAEVERGELVALPWQIPDLHVYTQMLWHKDKWLSPILLSFIEAARKVIAIEENKTV; from the coding sequence ATGGAATTGCGCCAACTGATTACATTCCGCACGGTGGCATCAACTTTAAATTTCAGTCGGGCAGCGGAAGTGCTGAACTACGTCCCTTCCAACGTCACGATGCAAATAAAAGCATTGGAGGATGAGCTTGGTGTTCGTCTCTTTGACCGCTTGGGCAAGCAGCTCGTTCTAACAACTGCGGGTAAACGCTTTTTAACTCATATCCAAAGCGTTCTAGACAAATTGGACGAAGCTCGCAGTGTCGTTCATGACAATGAGAATGTAAGCGGCACCCTAACAATAAGTGCTAACGAGGTTCTTTGCGCCTATCGGCTACCAGTTGTCTTTCACCTATTTCGTTCGCGCTATCCGGGAGTTCGTCTCATCTTCCGCTCCGTTCCAAATCAACAACTCAAGCAAACGCTCTTTGAGGGAACCGCGGATGTCGTCTTTATGTTGGACGAACCCATTCGCTCGAGCGCACTTGCAGTGGAGCCATTGGTGGAAGAAACTTTCCGCTTTTTCGCCGCTCCAGACCACCCACTCTCGAAACTAACTGTACTGCAGCTGGAAGATTTTCACGGACAGGTGTTCCTGACGAATGAAAAGGGTTGTCCCTATCGAACCATGTTTGACCGGCAATTTGAGAAAAAGGGCATTGATAGTATTACGTATTTAGAGTTTCAAAATGCCGAAGCCATTAAACAATGTGCAATTACGGGAATCGGTATTGCCTTTCTTCCTGAAATGACAACGAAAGCGGAAGTTGAACGGGGCGAACTTGTTGCTCTTCCATGGCAAATTCCGGACTTGCACGTGTATACACAGATGCTATGGCATAAAGACAAGTGGCTTTCACCAATCCTATTATCATTCATAGAAGCAGCAAGGAAGGTTATCGCTATAGAGGAGAATAAAACCGTTTAG
- a CDS encoding alpha/beta fold hydrolase: MDYEIFDLGDVTLQSGVTLPSAYLAYKTYGRLNEKKDNVIVYPTAFGDQHVQNEWLIGNGMALDPQKYFIIVPNLLGNGLSSSPSNTPPPFDRANFPQVTIYDNVTLQHRLVTEKFGIQKIALVVGWSMGGIQAFQWGASYPDMVERIAPFAGVAKTWPQTYVVLDGMRAPLMAAARFDSNKLNQLTSADMRAVGRVYAGWGVSQAFYREEVYRELGFDSLADFVAGVWENSFMKMDPHNVLAMLWTGQHADISANPSYNGDFDEALKSIKALACVMPGSTDLFCSADDNEYEAKLIPNAIFKPIESIWGHFAGRGINSADNKFIDDNLKRLLGQRLASNSLRTNN, translated from the coding sequence ATGGATTATGAGATTTTTGATTTGGGTGACGTTACCTTGCAATCAGGAGTGACGTTACCGAGCGCTTATCTTGCTTATAAGACTTATGGAAGATTGAATGAAAAGAAAGATAATGTCATCGTCTATCCAACTGCATTTGGCGACCAGCATGTTCAGAATGAATGGTTGATTGGAAACGGCATGGCACTAGATCCGCAGAAATATTTCATTATCGTTCCAAATCTGCTGGGCAACGGATTATCTTCGTCTCCCAGTAACACGCCTCCCCCATTCGACCGGGCTAATTTTCCGCAGGTAACCATTTATGACAACGTTACATTACAGCATCGGCTGGTGACCGAGAAATTCGGCATTCAAAAGATTGCTCTCGTAGTAGGGTGGTCAATGGGAGGCATTCAAGCATTCCAATGGGGGGCAAGTTATCCCGACATGGTGGAACGAATTGCACCTTTCGCCGGAGTTGCAAAGACATGGCCCCAAACGTATGTGGTCCTAGACGGCATGAGAGCTCCGCTCATGGCTGCGGCCCGCTTCGATTCAAATAAACTAAACCAGTTGACTTCTGCAGACATGCGCGCGGTTGGCCGTGTCTATGCAGGATGGGGTGTATCGCAGGCGTTTTACAGAGAGGAAGTTTATCGTGAGCTGGGATTTGACTCATTGGCAGATTTTGTGGCTGGCGTCTGGGAAAATAGCTTTATGAAGATGGATCCGCACAATGTCCTGGCCATGTTATGGACAGGCCAACATGCAGATATTAGTGCAAACCCCTCCTATAACGGAGATTTCGATGAGGCGCTCAAAAGCATTAAAGCGCTTGCCTGCGTCATGCCAGGGAGCACGGATCTCTTCTGCTCGGCAGACGATAACGAATACGAGGCTAAGCTAATACCTAATGCTATTTTTAAACCTATCGAATCGATCTGGGGCCATTTTGCCGGTCGTGGAATCAACAGTGCCGATAATAAATTTATTGATGACAATCTAAAACGCTTGTTGGGTCAACGCCTTGCATCCAATAGCCTCCGCACAAATAATTAA
- a CDS encoding serine hydrolase domain-containing protein: MITYLQCKVQKYQWAVYVKFTLTLIFCLTILLTSIDSAFAQEDFPKDQIDRFIQMKMEENHIPGLAVAITRDDRVIFSKGYGKTADQSPITADTPLAIASLSKSFTALAVMQLAESGKVDLDKPIAHYIPSFQLNDPRGSTITVRHLLSHTSGLTDTVYSDMTIHPQPNSLEEVVQRLHEVTLHSDPGREFHYNNTNYQLLARLVEVVSKEKFPDYLQRHIFTPLEMNRTFDVSNTSQFVEKSSEISRGHYFLFGKPIATAEPEWFVEGAAGMVSTVNDMAKWLIIQGNGGKYNNVQLLSSEGIRTMHSPTGPKGSYGLGWEISKTADEKTQIEHGGILWTYKAQELVILDQRLGIVILFNSGLNTFVDYYSFVSGLSGILTNSPPENSFLTHTMLESGMCIIILITVLLGIRRFWRLKKGEAHYKKRPSWLRFLSFILMMLPLFQLLFLPKMITFLGGERVLSLEGIFMMMPSIIIWLGIASFQNLVIVIVRVIRICQIRIQSRGSQKQTINRTTTEGHPMA; encoded by the coding sequence TTGATTACCTATTTACAGTGTAAAGTACAAAAATATCAGTGGGCGGTGTATGTCAAATTCACTTTGACTCTTATCTTTTGTTTGACTATCCTTCTTACTTCTATTGATAGTGCCTTTGCTCAAGAAGACTTTCCTAAGGATCAAATCGATCGTTTCATTCAAATGAAAATGGAAGAAAATCATATTCCGGGATTAGCGGTAGCGATTACCCGCGATGACAGAGTTATTTTCTCAAAAGGTTATGGAAAAACAGCTGATCAGAGTCCGATCACAGCTGATACTCCACTCGCTATTGCTTCGTTGAGCAAATCATTTACAGCTTTGGCTGTCATGCAGCTAGCTGAGTCCGGAAAAGTGGATCTAGACAAACCGATTGCTCACTATATTCCCTCGTTTCAGCTGAATGATCCCCGTGGATCGACAATCACGGTTCGTCACCTGTTGAGTCATACAAGCGGCTTGACTGACACCGTTTACTCAGATATGACGATTCATCCCCAGCCCAACTCGTTAGAAGAAGTCGTGCAACGATTGCATGAAGTTACCCTCCATAGCGACCCCGGTAGAGAATTTCATTACAATAATACGAATTACCAACTGTTAGCCCGGTTGGTAGAAGTAGTCAGCAAGGAAAAGTTCCCTGATTATTTGCAACGGCATATTTTCACTCCACTTGAAATGAATCGTACCTTTGATGTCTCAAATACAAGTCAATTTGTTGAAAAGTCCAGTGAAATTTCAAGAGGACACTATTTTCTATTTGGAAAACCAATAGCTACTGCAGAACCGGAATGGTTCGTTGAAGGAGCGGCAGGGATGGTTTCAACAGTCAACGACATGGCTAAATGGTTGATCATACAGGGAAACGGTGGAAAATACAACAATGTGCAGCTGCTTAGTAGTGAGGGGATTAGAACCATGCATTCACCTACAGGTCCTAAGGGATCATATGGTCTGGGCTGGGAAATCTCTAAAACCGCTGATGAAAAAACACAAATCGAACATGGAGGAATCTTGTGGACCTACAAAGCGCAAGAACTTGTAATACTTGATCAGAGGCTTGGCATTGTCATCTTGTTCAACAGTGGCTTGAATACTTTCGTCGATTATTATTCATTTGTGAGTGGATTGTCGGGAATATTGACTAATTCCCCGCCAGAAAATTCTTTTCTCACTCATACCATGCTTGAATCGGGTATGTGTATCATCATCTTGATCACGGTGCTTTTGGGAATTCGCCGCTTTTGGCGGTTAAAGAAAGGGGAAGCGCACTACAAGAAGCGTCCTAGTTGGTTGAGATTCCTATCCTTCATCCTAATGATGTTACCGTTATTCCAGCTCCTTTTCCTGCCGAAAATGATCACATTTCTTGGTGGCGAACGAGTGCTAAGTTTGGAAGGTATCTTTATGATGATGCCGAGTATTATTATTTGGCTGGGAATAGCTTCTTTTCAAAATCTTGTCATAGTGATAGTTCGTGTTATTCGAATTTGTCAAATACGGATACAATCAAGAGGTTCTCAGAAACAAACGATTAACCGAACCACTACAGAAGGGCACCCCATGGCTTAA